The window GGTACCTGCCGCTTGCGGTGTCGCTGGCGGTGGTGAACGCCCCGCCGGCCCGACGCCCGGAGCCGGCGGTACGGACCAGCAGCGGCGTCGGCCTGGTAGGCATGCGGGAACGGGCCAAGTTGATCGGTGCCCGATTCGCGGCCGGGCCGACCGCCGACGGCGGCTGGTCTGTCACTGTGACGCTGACGGACAACGGAGGTGAGCGGTCGTGACCGCTGCGGAAGCCGGGGCTGACGCCGGGGCCGGGACGATCCGGGTGATGCTGGTGGACGACCAGGCGGTGGTCCGGGCCGGTTTCCGGGTGCTGCTGGAGCAGGCCGCCGACATCGAGGTGGTGGCGGAGGCGTCGAGCGGGTCAGCGGCGGTCACCACCGCCCGACGGCTGCGCCCCGACGTGATCTGCATGGACGTGCGGATGCCCGGCGGGGACGGGCTCACCGCGACCCGGCAGATCCTCGCCGACGCAGCCGGGTCGGCACCGGCGGGGTCGTCGGCGGCCGGGTCGGCACCGGCGGGGTCGTCGGCGGCCGGGTCGGCACCGGCGATCCTGGTGGTGACCACGTTCGACCTCGACGAGTACGTCTTCGGCGCGCTCGAAGCCGGGGCCAGCGGCTTCATCCTGAAGGACTGCGAGCCCGAGGACCTGATCGACGCGATCCGCCGGCTGGCGGCCGGCTACGGTCTGGTCGACCAGACGGTGACCCGCCGGGTGATCGCCGAGTTCGCCCGGCGGCGTCCGGCGGCGTCACCCGAGTCGGCGGCCGCGCAGCAGCTGACCCCCCGGGAGGCGGAGATCGTCCGGCTGCTCGCCAGGGGCCTGTCCAACAACGAGATCGCCGACGAGCTGTTCATCGAGACCAGCACCGTCAAGTCGCATCTGGGGCGGGCGATGGCGAAGATCGGGGTACGGGACCGACTGCAGACCGTGGTGTGGGCGTACCAGAACGGACTGGTCCCCCGCTGACGCCGCTCAGTCCAGGACCGCGTCTCAGTCCAGGACCGCGTCGGCCTCGATTTCCACCCGCACGTCCGGGGCGTACAGCACCTCGACGCCGATCAGCGACGACGGTGGGAACGGCTGCGGGATAGCGAGTTCGTCGGCCACCCTCGCGACGCCGGCCATCAGGTCGTCCATCTGCTCCGGGGTCCACTCGGTGACGTAGAACCGCAGTCGGACCACGTCCGTGAAGCTCGCGCCGGCACCGGCGAGACCGCGCGCGGTGTTGCGCAACGCCTGCGCCACCTGGTCGGCGAGCTCGTCGGTGTCGCCGACCGGCCTGCCGTCGGCGTCCCGCCCGACCTGGCCGGCGACGTGCACCTGGCGACTGCCGGTGCCGATCGACACGTGATGGTACGGGACGGGCCGGGCCATCCCCTCCGGGGACAGCAGCTGCACGGTGGTCATTGCGGGTTTCCCATCGTCGAACACGAACGCCATCAGGTATCAGATGTCTACCTGGTATCCGAAGGGAACTTCAACGATACTAGGTGTCATGCCGGAAACCACCCTCGCGGAAGCTGACTCCCCACTCAATGCCGAGCAGCGGGAGCTACTGGACCAGGTACTGGACAAATGGTCGTTACGGGTGCTCGAGACGCTGTGCGGGCGGCCGTTGCGGTTCAACGAGCTACGCCGGGAGATCCCGGCGGTCACCCAGAAGTCGCTGACCGCCACGCTGCGCCGACTCGAACGCAACGGCATGGTCGAACGGGTCGTCACCGGCACCCGCCCGCTCGCCGTCGAGTACCGCATCGCCCCGCTGGGCAAGGCCCTGCAGGACCTCGTCGACGCCCTCTTCGGCTGGACCGCCGCCAACTACGCCGAGGTCGAACGCGCCCGCCGCCGCTTCGACGATGAGGTGACGCAGGCAAGCGTGAAGTCGTGACCGGCCGCGCCCCGCCGCCCGCACCCGCAGGCCGGGCATCCGCCGCCGTCCGATGTCGAGGGTGAGCGCCTGCCACGGACCGACGACCGGACTGTTCGCCCTGCCCACCTGCGGCATCGTAGGACCCACCGGCAGGCACTGCCCTACAAGATCGCAGCCAGCACGTAATCGCCCGTACGGCCAATCGATCTATCGATCGGCTGAGGCGGGCATCAGCCGTTGCGCGTCGCGGATGTGACCAGCGCGTCAATCCCGGCCGGGAGCCGAGCAGGAGTCTAGAAGGCGCCGTCAACGTCATGGTAGGAATGCGCCCTGACATGGGTAGACGTGCCGATGCACCCCATCGACCCACGCTTCCCTGGCTCCTGCGGTGGCCGACGTCGACAACGCAAACGTAAGAGGACGGAGTTCGCGTGACACGGGCCTTGTCAGCAGGCGCGGCGCACACCCGCTCCGGTGACCACCGCCGCCGGTGGTTGACCCGCGGCAGCATCGTGCGCCTGCTCCGGCTCCTGGTGGCCGTACCACTGGTCGCCGTCATCGGATTCGCCGGAATCGCCCTGCAGGGCACCGTCCGGCAGGTGATCAACACCAACCGGGTCACCGACCTGGTACAGCTCTCCGCAGAGGCGGGCACGCTCGCCCGCGCGTTGCAGGCCGAACGGGTGGTCGCCGCCGTGGAGCTGACCGCCGAACGGGAGACTGCCAGCGACAGCTACGCGCAGCAGGTCGCCCGGACCGACGCGGCGATCGCCACGTTCCAGCAGCAACGGACCGAGGTGACGGGGGACAACCCCGTCCTACGCCGCGTCGACGCCGGGCTCGACGCGCTGACCACCGTTCGCGAACAGGTCCGCTCCAGCCCACGCGTGTCGCTGTCGGCGATCGCCTTCAGCTACCGGATCCTCATCGCCGACCTGCTCGCCTTCCGCACCTCGGTGGTCGCCGAGAACTCGGCGGCCACCGCCGACCTGGTCCGGGCGGCGGTCGCGGTGTCGGAAGCGAGCGAGGCCATCGGGCAGCAGCAGATCATCGTGCTGCGCAGCCTCGGCAGCCCGCTGACCGCCGCCGGTCAGCAGGAGAGCGCCGGCGCGCAGGCCCGGTTCGTCGAGGCCAGCAACTCGTTCCTCGAACTGGCCGGGCAGGAATGGGTGGTGCGCTGGGAGCAGATCGGCACCGACCCGCAGGTCGTCGCCGGTCAGCGCCTACAGGACCAGGTGGGGCGGACCCTGCCCGGCGAACGGTTCGGGATCAACGCGGACGCCTGGGTCGAGGCCACCGAGGGGTGGATCGGTCAGCTGTTCGGGATCCAGCGCCAGATGGACGCCGCGGTGGCCGACGCGGTGGCGGCCGAGCGTCAGCAACGGCTCTACGCCGCGGTGCTGCAGGGTGTCGGCATCCTCCTCGTACTGGTCCTCACCGCAGCGCTCACCGGTGTGGTGGCCCGGCGGATCACCAAACGGCTACGCAGCCTCCGCAACATCGTGACCACCGTGGCGTACGACCGGCTGCCGGCCGTGGTCCGCGAACTCGACGCCGCCGCGCCCGGCACCGTCCAGCCCGACGAGGTGGCCGACCGGTCGGTGTCGGAGTTCCCGATCACCGGTACCGACGAGATCGCCGAGGTGGCGACCGCGACCCGCGCGCTGCACCGCGAGGCGGTACGGGTCGCCGGCGTACAGGCGGTGCTGCGGTCCAACGTCTCGGAGATCTTCGTCCACCTGTCCCGACGCGAGCAGCGACTGGTCGACGCGATGCTGGCCCAGGTCGACCGGGTGGAGCGTGACGAGACCGACCCGGACCGGCTCGAACAGCTCTACCAGCTGGACCACCTCGCCACCCGGATGGCGCGGATCAACCAGAGCCTGCTGGTGCTCGGTGGTTCCGGCATTTCCCGGGTACGGCGGGAAGCGGTGCCGCTGGACAACGTGATCCAGGCCGCGCTCTCCCAGATCGAGCACTACATCCGGGTACGGATCGGCACGGTCGACCGGGAGCTGTCGGTCGCCGGCACGGCCGTCGACGAGGTCGCGCACCTGCTCGCCGAACTGCTGGACAACGCGACCAGGTACTCGCCGCCGGAGACCGAGGTGATGGTCACCGGGCACGCGCTGTCCGACCGGGCCATCGTCGAGGTGGTGGACCAGGGCGTCGGGCTCTCCGAGCAGCGGTGTGCCCAGCTCAGTGCCCAGCTGGCCAGCCCTGGGACGGTGGACGTGTCGGGCGTACGGGCGATGGGTCTCAGCGTTGTCGCCCGGCTGGCCGCCCGGCACGGCGTCCGGGTCGAGCTGCGTCCCGGAGCATCCGGTGGCACGGTCGCCGAGATCATGATGCCCGCCTCGGTCATCACCCGCCGGCCGGTGCAGAATCCCGAGCCGGCACCGGCCCTCGCCTGGCATGCCCGGCCGTCGCTGGTCGGCGGTCGGCCGATCGTACCGGCGGCCTTTGGCGGCGACCGGCCGGTGATCAACGCCGGCCGGGCCACGGTGAAGGCACCAGCGCCGCTGTTCCGCCCGACACCCGCACCCGATTCGGCGCCGTCACCCCCGCCCGCGCCCCCAGCCCCGCCCGCGTCGACGCCTCCACTGCCGCCGACGTCGGCCCCGGCGCCCGCGTCAGTTCCCCCGCTCACGTCAGCGCCGCCGTTCACTCCGGCGCCCCCGCCCACGTCAGCTCCCCCGCTCACGTCAGCTCCCCCAGAGGTGCCGGCAGCGGCATCCGCGTCGGTGTCCGTACCCGCCCCCACGCGGCCGGTGTCAGCCCCGCCGACGGCCGCGACAGCGGCCACGGTGGGAACGGCGGTGGCCGAGGCCCGGCGTAAGGTCAACGGCTGGTTCAAGACGGCGATGGACGGCGATTCGGTGATCGTCACCTGGCCGAACGACGAAGGTGAACGGTGGACGGCCGCCACGACCGCAGTCGCCACCGCCGCGACCACCACCGCCACGAGCGCAGCCGACCAGGTCGGGTTGCCGCGCCGCGTACCGCAGCACCACCTGATCCCCGACGCGCCGCAGCCCGCTTCCGACGCGCCCCGCAAGCTCGACCCGGGCGCCGTGTCGGCGGCGATGTCGGCCTACGCCAAGGGCGTGGCCGGACGTCGCGCCCCCACCTCCGCCTGACGCTGACCCTCCCACCTCTCCCGACCTGGAGCGCCGCCGTGACGAGCCCGAACGATTTGAGCTGGCTGTTGCAGAACTTCGTCAGTCAGACCCCAGAGGTCAGCCACGCCCTTGCCATCTCGACCGACGGGCTGGTCCTCGCGCACAACTACGGCCTGCCCCGGGACCGGGCCGACCAGCTCGCCGCCACCGGCAGCGGCCTCATCGCCCTGCTCGTCGGGGCGGCCCGCTTCTTCGAGGCGGGAACGGTGATCTCCAACGTGACCCAGATGGACGGCGGATTCATGTTCTGCATGTCGTTCAGCGACGGCGCGTCGCTGCTCGTACTAGCCTCCCCCACCTGCGACGTCGGCCAGGTCTCCTACGAGATGACCGACCTGGCGAACCGGATGGGCGAGGCGCTCACCCCGGCGGTCCGTGCCGAACTGCTGCGGGCCCTGTGATCGGCATGCGACGCCTGACCTGGTGGACACGCCCCCACGCCGCCGCCCGCTCCGACCGTCGTCGGCTG is drawn from Micromonospora sp. Llam0 and contains these coding sequences:
- a CDS encoding response regulator transcription factor, giving the protein MLVDDQAVVRAGFRVLLEQAADIEVVAEASSGSAAVTTARRLRPDVICMDVRMPGGDGLTATRQILADAAGSAPAGSSAAGSAPAGSSAAGSAPAILVVTTFDLDEYVFGALEAGASGFILKDCEPEDLIDAIRRLAAGYGLVDQTVTRRVIAEFARRRPAASPESAAAQQLTPREAEIVRLLARGLSNNEIADELFIETSTVKSHLGRAMAKIGVRDRLQTVVWAYQNGLVPR
- a CDS encoding nitrate- and nitrite sensing domain-containing protein, encoding MTRALSAGAAHTRSGDHRRRWLTRGSIVRLLRLLVAVPLVAVIGFAGIALQGTVRQVINTNRVTDLVQLSAEAGTLARALQAERVVAAVELTAERETASDSYAQQVARTDAAIATFQQQRTEVTGDNPVLRRVDAGLDALTTVREQVRSSPRVSLSAIAFSYRILIADLLAFRTSVVAENSAATADLVRAAVAVSEASEAIGQQQIIVLRSLGSPLTAAGQQESAGAQARFVEASNSFLELAGQEWVVRWEQIGTDPQVVAGQRLQDQVGRTLPGERFGINADAWVEATEGWIGQLFGIQRQMDAAVADAVAAERQQRLYAAVLQGVGILLVLVLTAALTGVVARRITKRLRSLRNIVTTVAYDRLPAVVRELDAAAPGTVQPDEVADRSVSEFPITGTDEIAEVATATRALHREAVRVAGVQAVLRSNVSEIFVHLSRREQRLVDAMLAQVDRVERDETDPDRLEQLYQLDHLATRMARINQSLLVLGGSGISRVRREAVPLDNVIQAALSQIEHYIRVRIGTVDRELSVAGTAVDEVAHLLAELLDNATRYSPPETEVMVTGHALSDRAIVEVVDQGVGLSEQRCAQLSAQLASPGTVDVSGVRAMGLSVVARLAARHGVRVELRPGASGGTVAEIMMPASVITRRPVQNPEPAPALAWHARPSLVGGRPIVPAAFGGDRPVINAGRATVKAPAPLFRPTPAPDSAPSPPPAPPAPPASTPPLPPTSAPAPASVPPLTSAPPFTPAPPPTSAPPLTSAPPEVPAAASASVSVPAPTRPVSAPPTAATAATVGTAVAEARRKVNGWFKTAMDGDSVIVTWPNDEGERWTAATTAVATAATTTATSAADQVGLPRRVPQHHLIPDAPQPASDAPRKLDPGAVSAAMSAYAKGVAGRRAPTSA
- a CDS encoding roadblock/LC7 domain-containing protein → MTSPNDLSWLLQNFVSQTPEVSHALAISTDGLVLAHNYGLPRDRADQLAATGSGLIALLVGAARFFEAGTVISNVTQMDGGFMFCMSFSDGASLLVLASPTCDVGQVSYEMTDLANRMGEALTPAVRAELLRAL
- a CDS encoding RidA family protein — translated: MTTVQLLSPEGMARPVPYHHVSIGTGSRQVHVAGQVGRDADGRPVGDTDELADQVAQALRNTARGLAGAGASFTDVVRLRFYVTEWTPEQMDDLMAGVARVADELAIPQPFPPSSLIGVEVLYAPDVRVEIEADAVLD
- a CDS encoding helix-turn-helix domain-containing protein, whose translation is MPETTLAEADSPLNAEQRELLDQVLDKWSLRVLETLCGRPLRFNELRREIPAVTQKSLTATLRRLERNGMVERVVTGTRPLAVEYRIAPLGKALQDLVDALFGWTAANYAEVERARRRFDDEVTQASVKS